Proteins encoded together in one Cydia pomonella isolate Wapato2018A chromosome 10, ilCydPomo1, whole genome shotgun sequence window:
- the LOC133522322 gene encoding protein C10-like isoform X2, translating to MASPQNVSVDLIRQILSEIIDALDSPDYSCKLDEAKEAAGNEMLKMMQIVFPMVVQIEMETIKRHGFSGTREGIVQFTQLVRETESLDAEVSRLHNQIRSHYLPPVSISSTVDTSL from the exons ATGGCATCGCCGCAGAACGTGTCCGTTGACCTGATCCGGCAGATTCTATCCGAGATCATTGACGCGCTAGACTCCCCCGATTACTCGTGTAAACTGGACGAAGCTAAGGAAGCCGCGGGCAATGAGATGCTGAAAATGATGCAGATTGTGTTTCCCATGGTGGTCCAGATCGAGATGGAGACTATCAAGCGACATGGATTCAGTGGTACCCGGGAAG GTATAGTGCAGTTCACTCAACTAGTCCGAGAGACTGAGAGCCTCGACGCTGAAGTGTCCCGCCTGCACAACCAGATCCGCAGCCACTACCTGCCACCGGTCTCCATCAGTTCCACTGTGGATACGTCTTTGTAA